The sequence below is a genomic window from Microbulbifer hydrolyticus.
GGCCTTCGGGGTCGACACGGACGAAGTGCAGGCGGTGCTGAAGACCATTCAGCAGCTCGAACCCGCAGGTTGCGGGGCCCGAGACCTGCGTGAGAGCCTGCTCCTGCAGCTGCGCCAACTACCCGAACACACCCCCTGGCTCGCTCAGGCCCAAACTGTTGTGGGCCAGCATCTCGATCTGCTGGGCAAACGGGACTTTCGCCAACTGAGTCGTCGCACCCGCCTGAGCGAAGCACAGCTCGGCGAGGTCATGCGCCTGATCCAGACCCTCACCCCCTACCCAGGTGAAGCATTTGGCGGCGAAGAACCCCAGTACGTGGTGCCCGATGTGATTGTGAGCCGCAAGCAGCATCGCTGGGTGGTGGAACTGAACCCGGAAACAACGCCCAAGCTGCGCATCAATGATACCTACGCCTCACTGATCAAGCGCGCTGACAATTCCAGCGACAACAACTACCTGCGCGATAATTTACAGGAAGCGCGCTGGTTCCTGAAAAGCCTGCAGAGCCGCCACGAGACACTGCTGAAAGTGGCCAGCTGCATCGTGGAAAAGCAGCAGGGCTTTTTCGAACAGGGGCCAGAAGCGATGAAACCCATGGTACTGGCCAACATCGCCGAGACCATCGGCATGCACGAGTCCACCATCTCCAGGGTTACAACTCAGAAGTACATGCTGACTCCGCGCGGGGTTTTCGAGCTCAAGTACTTCTTCTCCAGCCATGTCAGCACCGACTCCGGCGAGGATGCTTCCTCCACCGCCATCCGCGCCCTGATCCGCAAACTGATCGACGCCGAGCAGCCGCGCAAACCCCTGTCTGACAATAAGATTACCCAGGAGCTCGACTCCCAGGGCATCAAGGTGGCTCGCCGCACGGTGGCCAAATACCGCGAGTCCATGGGTATACCATCTTCCAGCGAGCGGAAACGACTGATATAGATAGATCAGTCACAAAATAGGGCTGTTCAACACTACCCCGGTCAGTTTCTGGGCAACCAATAGCCAGACATTGAGTGTATCCTTCCATTCTGGCGCACTTCCTAGTAGGGTTGCCGCCCTGTGCGGGGGTGCAGCCCAATTGTGTTGTACCCGATGAGGAGAAATCCATGCAGATCAATATCAGTGGCCACCATGTAGACGTAACTCCGGCCATTCGCGATTACTGCCAGACCAAACTGGACAAGCTCTCCCGCCACAATGACCTGATCACCAATACCCAGGTCATCCTGTCCGTCGACAAACTTATCCAGAAGGCCGAGGCACGGGTTCACGTGAACGGAAACAAGGATATCTTTGCCGATTCGGAGTCAGAGGACATGTACGCAGCGATCGATTCGCTGACTGACAAACTCGACCGGCAACTGCTGAAACACAAAGAAAAGTTACGCAGTCACCGCTAGTCGTAACACAACCCAGGTTACCGGCTGGCCTGTACCGCTAGATCATCAGTAAGTTATGACATTGGAAGCATTACTCTCTCCCCGCCTGAGCCTTTGCCATCTGGCGGGGAGCAGCAAGAAAAAGCTGTTACTCAACATCGCCCAGGCGATCTCAGAACAATACCCCGATCTGGATTCCGATACCGTGTTCAACCAGCTGGTAGCCCGGGAACGCCTGGGCTCCACCGGTATTGGCGAGGGTGTTGCCATCCCCCACTGCCGCCTGCCCGGCTGTGAGCAGCCCATCGGCGTTCTCTGTACTACCTCTCCCGCCGTAGATTTTGATGCCATCGACCGCCAGCCGGTTGACCTGCTTTTCGCATTGCTGGTTCCTGAAGACTCCGAGCAGGAGCACCTGGACACATTGGCGGAAATTGCCGCCCTGTTCAGCGACAGCCGCGTACGCGAAAAGCTGCGTGAAGCCACCACCAGCGACGACCTCTACGCACTGGCCATAAACAGCGCCGCCGCGGCATAATAGCTATCGCGTGTACTGGCGGCACCCCGTTGCCGGCCGTGCTCAAGTTAGCCATCCCGGCGGTACATCAGCCCCGGTATCAGCAAGGAGTGCTTGTCTATGCGACTGGTCATAATCAGCGGCCGCTCAGGCTCCGGTAAAAGCTCGGCCCTGCAACTGCTGGAAGATGTTGGCTTCAACTGTATCGACAACCTTCCCGCGAGCCTGCTGCCCGAGCTGATCCGGCGAGTCGCCGAACAGCCTCCCCAGGAAAACACCCAGCTCGCGCTCGGCATCGATGCCCGTAACCTCTGGCATGATGTTCGCCAGGCCCCCAAGGTCATCAACGACCTGCGCGAAAGTGGTATCGACTGCGATGTCATCTACCTGGATGCCCGCTCACCGGTTCTGGTACAGCGCTTCAGTGAAACCCGCCGCAAGCACCCCCTGAGCGACAGTCACACGCACCTGCTGGAAGCACTCAATCGCGAAAAGGAGCTCCTCGCCCCGCTGGCATCCATGGCCGACCTGGTCATCGACACCAGCAGCCTCAGCCTGCACCAGCTGCGCGACCAGGTGAAATCCCGCGTGGTGGGCAAGGATTCACCGGGCATGGCGATCCTGTTCCAGTCTTTTGGTTTCAAACACGGTGTTCCGGTCGATGCCGACCTGGTCTTCGATTTGCGCTGCCTTCCCAATCCCTACTGGATTCCGGAGCTGCGTAACAAGACGGGAATGGATCCCGAGGTCGCCGAGTTCCTGCGCTCTCACGAGGAGACCGAAGAAATGCAGCGGGACATCACCCGCTTCCTTGAGCGCTGGCTGCCCTCCTATCAGCAGAGCAACCGCAGCTACACCTCTGTGTCCATTGGTTGCACCGGTGGCCGCCACCGCTCGGTGTATATGGTTGAACAGCTCGCAAAGACCTTCGCCAGCCAGTTCGAAAATATCCAGATTCGTCACCGCGAGCAGCAGAAGTAAGTCCCGAGCAAGCAGAAGAACAGCCCAAAGAATTCAGCCCATGCAAAAAAGCCGCATCACCATCATTAACAAACTCGGGCTCCACGCCCGCGCCGCAAGTAAATTTGCCCAGACCAGTGCGCGCTTCTCTTCGGAAGTGAAAGTGCATTGCCAGGGCAAAGCGGTGGATGGGAAAAGTGTTATGGCACTGATGCTGCTTGCCGCCGGCAAAGGCGTGGAGCTCGAGCTGGAAATCTGCGGCCGCGACGAAGACGCCGCACACGAAGCCATCTGCATGTTGATCAACGACCGGTTTGGCGAAGGCGAATAAAGCTCCTTCTGCCGCTATAATGCCGGCACTCACAGTGCTCTCAAACAGCAGGTATCTCTGTGCCCAACCCCGTCAGTGCCGACATTAAATTCCGCGCCCAGAACCAGCTCGGCGAGCTGTACGCTGCGCTGGACAGTGGCACCGGGCGCGAGGTACAGCGCATGCTGCACTCGCTCTCCCCCCAGAGTATTGCAGAACTGCTGGAAAGCTCCCCGCCGCGCATCCGTCAGGTCCTTTGGAAGCTGATTGACCGCGAGGTGGAAGGCGAGGTTCTGCAGGAGCTTCCCGACGAGATCCAGAGTCAGATACTCGCCACCATGGACACCGAGGAAATGGTGGCCGTCATGGAGGGGCTGGATGCGGACGACGTAGCCGATATTCTCCAGCAACTGCCGGAGCGGGTGATGGCAGAGGTCCTCTCTGCCATGAGCGAAAGCGATCGCCAGCGGGTCGAGGGCGTGCTCGCCTACGATGAGGAGACCGCCGGCGGCCTGATGGATACGGATATCGTGTCCGTGCGCCCCAACCTGCACCTAGACGTCGTGCTCCGCTATCTGCGTCGCCACGAACAGCTACCGGAGTCCACCGACAATCTTTTTGTGGTCAACCGCAAAGACCGCTTTATCGGCCTGCTGCCGCTGACCAAGCTGCTCACTACCGACCCTTCGGTTACCGTGCGTGAAATCATGATTACCGATGTGGAGCCCATTCCCGCGGACATGCCGGACGACGAAGTAGCCCAGCTGTTTGCCAAGTACGACTGGATTACCGCACCGGTGGTGGACGAGGAAAAGCGGCTACTCGGCCGTATTACCATTGATGACGTGGTGGATGTGATTCGCGAGGACGCGGACCACTCCCTGATGAGCCTCGCCGGCCTGGACGAAGAGGAAGACACCTTCGCCCCGGTAAAACGCACGGCGCCGCGACGCGCCGTATGGCTGGGCATCAATCTCCTGACCGCCCTGCTCGCCTCATGGGTAATCAACCTGTTCCAGGACACCATCGACAAGGTAGTGGCACTGGCAGTATTGATGCCTATCGTGGCCAGTATGGGCGGCGTCGCCGGCAGCCAGACATTGACGGTCGTCATTCGCGGAATGGCGCTTGGCCAGGTGGGACGCAGCAACCTTAGCTGGCTGCTCTCCCGCGAACTGGGGTCCGGGGCGCTCAACGCCATTCTTTGGTCCACCGTCATGGGCGGCGTTGCCGCCTTGTGGTTTGGGGATACCCGCATCGCCCTCATTATCATTGCCGCCATGGTCATCAACCTGATCACGGCAGCCTTCGCCGGCGCCATCCTGCCGGTAGCCTTGCGCGCCATGCGCATCGACCCGGCCCTGGCTGGCGGCGTGGCACTGACCACGGTGACCGACGTGGTAGGCTTTATGTCATTTCTCGGCCTGGCAACCTGGTTCTTTGCCTGACAGCGACCCGGACAGCCGCCTGACGCTCCAACTATTATTTCAGAGACAGTAAATGCACAACTCCGACGATTTCGATGAATTTGAAGACGATCTGCCGAAGAGCAAAACCCAGCTCAAGGAAGAGATGCACCAGCTTCAGGAACTGGGTAAACAGTTGACCGAGCTGAATGCGGCCAAGCTGGCGGAAGTACCTATGGATGCTGGCCTGACCGAGGCAATCGAAACCATGCACCGTATCAAGTCCCGCGAGGCGCGAAGACGACAGTTACAGTACATCGGCAAGCTGATGCGCAAGGCAGATGTAGAGGCGATTGAAGCGGTACTGAACAAGCAAAAGGAGCATGACCACCAGCACCTTCGCTTTGACCGTATGGCGGAAGAGTGGCGCGAGCGTTTACTGGAACAGGGCAAGGAAGCGCAGAGTGCATTCTTCGATAGCTTCCCGGGAGCCGATCACCAGCAACTGCGCGCGCTGATCCGCGAATCCAACAAGGAAATTGCCAACAAGAAGCCGCCGACCAACCAGCGTAAACTGTTTCGGTATCTGCGGGACTTTTTCATGCAGGAAGAATAGACACCTGAACAAGGCCGGCCACTGAAATGAGTGCAAAGCTCAAGGATCGTCCTTCAGCACCTCGGCCAGTTCGGCAACCACGATTTCAATGACTGCACGATTCTGCGGCACCCAGCGGTGCAGGCTGACCGGTATCTGGTAGGTTTTTCCCAGCGGCAGGCGGGAGCTGGATTGCGGCAGGATGGTGGCGTCGTAAGGGGTCCAGATGGATACCGGAGCGGCGCTTTCCAGAACCGACGTATCCCGGTTCAGGCTGCTGAGAAATTCACTGCCAATTCGCAACTGCCTGCCGCCCTTGTAAGGCAGAAAGTGGGCCCAAAAGCTGCCAAAATGGGGGCTGGAGAGGGCAATAAACTTGTGCACCCTCTCTGCACCGCCCAGCCTCTGCAGGTAGTAGCGCGCCACTATTCCACCCATACTGAAACCTACCAGGGCACAGGTCTCTCGCGCTACAGTAACCTCCTCCACCCGATCGCGCAGCTGTAAGGCCAGATGCTCCATCCCATGCCAGCCGCTGTTGGCTTTCAGGTTGATGCAGTGCGCAGTAAAGCCCGCGCTCTCAAGGGCACTCCTCATCTGCAGCATTGACTTGCCCCGGTCGAAAATCCCGGGCACAAGTACCGCAACTCGGCTTTTCCGTTTTATCGGCATACAGGCCATATTCCTTCCACGCACAGCATAAGACTAGAAGTCAGCGGCGGGGTTTGAATGCTTGAAAGCGCGCGTCTTGTCCTCGAATTCGGCATCAACCAGGCAGTTTTCGTGGACCGGAAAACAAATCGGGCCCAGGGAGTCAATCCGCGGGCCCGATTTGTCACCGAAAGCTTGCAGCCGGTCAGCTGGTGCAAGCCTCAGCAGCTGGTATCGACTTTCCCGGCGGCACATTCTCCGCCGGTTTTGGCAGCGGCTTTATCAGTACCAGTAACAGCGGCAGAAGAGTCAGCGACCCCAGCAACGCCGCAGTCATGGCCAGTGCAGTCAGCAATCCAAAATAGATCGACGGCACGAACTTGGACAGAGCCAGAATGGAGAAGCCCGCGATGATGGTGATGGCGGTATAGAACATCGCCCGCCCGATGGTTGCATGGCTGCGATGCATGGTCGCCACATAATCACCATCTTTGGCAAACTCCTCGCGGAAGCGATACAGGTAGTGGATGGCGTGATCCACACCAATCCCCACGGTAATCGCCGCAATGGTAATGGTCATCATATCCAGTGGAATATTGGCCAGTCCCATACCCCCCAACACCACACACGCTGCCAGCATATTCGGCACCAGCGCGATCACCGCCAGCCACAGCGAGCGGAACAGCACCAGAAACATCAGCAGGATACCGGCAAAAACCGCACCCAGTGTGAGGATCTGGGATTTGAACAGGCTCTGCAGCATGTTGTTGTACAGCACCAGCATCCCGGTCTGGCGGATGTTGTCAGGCGCGATACCCATTTCATTTTCCGCATAGGCATAGATGCGCTGAATAAGTTCATCCCGGCTCAGGTCGGGATCGGTTTCCATCACGCGCATCGTGATCCGTGCCTCCTGCTGCCCGGGAGACCAGTACGGATTCACCAGTACCTGATTGATCTCCTCCGGCAGGCTCTGGCGTGCCACCGCCAGCTCGAAATCATTCAGGCCACCACCGTTCAGGTCCTGCGCCACCTTGTACAGGGTGGCGAGGGATTGAACTTTGCCGATTTCCGGCTGGGCATCCAGAAAATCGTGTAACTGCTCGATCTGATTCAACCCGGCTACGGTAAACCAGTAGGCATCCGGCGCCTCACTGTCACCGCCGCTGGCGAAGGGATCATCGGACGCGAAGGGGTCCTCTGCGGCAAACGGGTCGGTCTCGTCCATTCCCGTTTCGTCGCTGCCAAAGTCCGCCGCAAACGGATCTTCCTCACCTTCGAATGCCGGCTCCGCCTGCTCCGGCTTACTCAGGACGACATCCAGGTTGATAGTGCCGCCGAGGCGCTGATCGATTACCAGCATGCCCTGGTGAATCTCGGTGGAATCGTCGAAATAATCGATAAACCGGTTTTCCACCTTGAGGCGACTGATACCCACTGCACTGATGACTGCCGCAAGCACCGCCACGCCGAGGACGAGGGCCTTATGGTTTTCTGCAAACCGGGAAAACACCTGGGTAAATGCATGGGACTTGTCCCTACCCTGACCTGCATCGCGCTTCTTCAACAGCATCAGGCTCGCGGGAATAATCAGGAACGACAACACCAGTGCCATTGTTACGCCTATGGTCATCATCCAGCCGAAGTCGATCACCGGGCGAATACCGCTCACCACCAGAGAAATGAACGCGACCATGGTGGTCAGCCCGGTGTACAGGCAGGGCTTGGCCATAAACGCCACGGTGGCGGAAGCCAGCTGAAAACGATCCCACTCCGGGTACTCGGAAAAATACTCCCGATAGCGCACGGCCAGGTGAATGGTAATCGCGAGGGTAATGATCAGCAGCAGTGCAACAAAGTTTGCGGAGATGACCGTCAAGCGCCAGTCGAGCCAGGAAAGAAAACCAAGCATCATCACCGCGGTGGTCACGCAGGTAATCAGCGGCAACAGCACCCAGCGCGGCTGGCGGAAAATGATCAACAGGGTGATGACGATGAATGCCAGGATACCCGCGCCGAACACCACCAGGTCACTTTCGATAAACGAAATCATATCCGAAGTGATCATTGTGAGACCACCCAGGAACAGCTCGGCGTTGTCATCGTACTGGGAGAGGATTGCACGGACTTCTTGCACGCGTTCCCGCGCCGCAGCCTCCTGAGCGGTTCGATGCTGCAGGTACTCTTCACTCACGACTTCCAGCCGCTGGGACTCGGCCTCGCTCAGCTCCCCTTCATTACGCTGCCGACGCAGGGCATCCCGCTCGCGCACCAGGTCAAGACCCTCCTTGTCGAGCTCGAGGTTGAGCATCATGGCGGAGGTCTCGCCGTCCGGGCTCAGGATCAACTCTTTATAAATCGGGCTTTCCAGAAACTCCTTGCGAGCAAGGTCCTTGTCGACACCCGGCGACGAAAGCGTGCGGATGCCGTCCGCCACGTCGGAGATGGAAAGTTTCGGGCTGTAGAGCAGCGGCACATTCAGAATCGACTGCACCCCGGCAACACCGTCCACCATGGCGAGCTCATCCTGCAGGCGACGCAGGGTCGCAAGAGAGTCATCGCTGAACAGGTCGCCATCCTTGTAGCGGTAGGTGACCACCAGGAAGTCACCGGAGTTATAACGCTCGGAAACCTCGCGGAAAAAGTCCAGCGAGTCGTCAGCCTCCAGGGTCAGGGAATCCGCAGATGCATCCAGTTTGAAACGCGGCAGCCCCGCAGCAGCGGCTAGAGTGAGCAATGCCACCAGCGCCAACACCATTTTCGGGTGTCCGAGCACCAGCTTTTCGTACCAGGTCTTCAAGCCCAACAACATAATCAGTTCACTTATATTCGTAATGAAACGTGTGCTCTGCACACGGTGTTTTCCAACGCGGTTATTTGTCGACGTGGCCCAGATCGCGCTCGGGGAATAGTACGTCGCGCACTTTCTGCTTGAGCTCTTTCGGACCGGGGAAGCCGCCATCGCGCTTGCGCTCCCAGATCAGCTCATCCCCCACCTTGATCTCGAAGACGCCGCCGCTACCGGGCTTGAGCGCGACCTGCTCAAGGTCCTCCGCGAAGGTGTAAAGCAGTTCCTGAGCCATCCAGGTGGCTCGCAGCATCCAGTTGCACTGTACGCAGTAGTGAATGGTGACGATTTTTTGCATAGATCTCGCCGGACGAAAACGGTTCAATACTCGCCCCAGGGGGGCAGCAGTGTCTGGTCAATACCGAGTTGGCTCAGGATTCTGGCCACCACAAAATCCACCAGGTCCTCCACCGTGCGCGGCTTCTGATAAAAGCCGGGACTGGCCGGCAGAATCACCGCACCCATACGCGTGAGCTTCAGCATATTTTCCAGGTGGATCTCTGAATAAGGTGCCTCTCGCGGCACCAGGATCAGCTGCCGGCGCTCTTTCAGCGCAACATCCGCCGCGCGCTCGATCAGGTTGTTGGAGGCCCCGCAAGCGACTGCCGACAGTGTGCCACCACTGGCCGGGCACACGACCAGACTGTTGGCGGCGCCCGTGCCGGAGGCAACTGGCGAGAACCAGTCACGCTTGCCAAACAGGGTCAACTGCCCCTCTTCCGCGCCATACAGCTCACGCAAAAATGCCTCAGTACGGCTTTCGTCCTCCGGCAGGGACACATCGGTTTCGGTGTCGATCACGATGCGTGCGGCATCCGAGAGCAATAGCCATACCCGCACTCGCGCCGCCAGCAGGCACTGCAACAGACGCAGCCCATACTGGGCACCAGAGGCACCGGTCATCGCCAGAGTTACTGTTTTGGGAAAAGTCGGCTCAGCCAAAGAGGTATCCGTATTCGCCCCGGGTAAGGGGCTATTTGCCGTATTTCTGTTCCAGCGCCTGGAGCAGGCGCTGGTGCACACCGCCGAAGCCACCATTGCTCATCACAATCACGTGACTGCCGGGGGCTGACAGCTCGAGTACGGATTCTACCGCAGCGTCGATACTGTGGAGAACCTTTGCGGGCACCGTGGAGTGGTGGACCACCTCATCCAGAGACCAGTTCATTCCCTCGGGCTGGTACCAGAGCACAAGATCCGCCC
It includes:
- a CDS encoding RNA polymerase factor sigma-54, with the translated sequence MKQSLQLKLGTQLTMTPQLQQAIRLLQLSTLDLQQEIQSALDSNPLLESDFDENAGESHQDQNTPASSEGQERETAERESAREAQNESSADGEWNSEIPDDLPVDTRWDDIYTSGSYSGGDGEDYALEQRNAASESLQDHLVWQLNLTPLTDIDKLIGEALIDAIAPNGFLDADLDEMAAAFGVDTDEVQAVLKTIQQLEPAGCGARDLRESLLLQLRQLPEHTPWLAQAQTVVGQHLDLLGKRDFRQLSRRTRLSEAQLGEVMRLIQTLTPYPGEAFGGEEPQYVVPDVIVSRKQHRWVVELNPETTPKLRINDTYASLIKRADNSSDNNYLRDNLQEARWFLKSLQSRHETLLKVASCIVEKQQGFFEQGPEAMKPMVLANIAETIGMHESTISRVTTQKYMLTPRGVFELKYFFSSHVSTDSGEDASSTAIRALIRKLIDAEQPRKPLSDNKITQELDSQGIKVARRTVAKYRESMGIPSSSERKRLI
- the hpf gene encoding ribosome hibernation-promoting factor, HPF/YfiA family, yielding MQINISGHHVDVTPAIRDYCQTKLDKLSRHNDLITNTQVILSVDKLIQKAEARVHVNGNKDIFADSESEDMYAAIDSLTDKLDRQLLKHKEKLRSHR
- the ptsN gene encoding PTS IIA-like nitrogen regulatory protein PtsN, which encodes MTLEALLSPRLSLCHLAGSSKKKLLLNIAQAISEQYPDLDSDTVFNQLVARERLGSTGIGEGVAIPHCRLPGCEQPIGVLCTTSPAVDFDAIDRQPVDLLFALLVPEDSEQEHLDTLAEIAALFSDSRVREKLREATTSDDLYALAINSAAAA
- the rapZ gene encoding RNase adapter RapZ, whose product is MRLVIISGRSGSGKSSALQLLEDVGFNCIDNLPASLLPELIRRVAEQPPQENTQLALGIDARNLWHDVRQAPKVINDLRESGIDCDVIYLDARSPVLVQRFSETRRKHPLSDSHTHLLEALNREKELLAPLASMADLVIDTSSLSLHQLRDQVKSRVVGKDSPGMAILFQSFGFKHGVPVDADLVFDLRCLPNPYWIPELRNKTGMDPEVAEFLRSHEETEEMQRDITRFLERWLPSYQQSNRSYTSVSIGCTGGRHRSVYMVEQLAKTFASQFENIQIRHREQQK
- a CDS encoding HPr family phosphocarrier protein yields the protein MQKSRITIINKLGLHARAASKFAQTSARFSSEVKVHCQGKAVDGKSVMALMLLAAGKGVELELEICGRDEDAAHEAICMLINDRFGEGE
- the mgtE gene encoding magnesium transporter; its protein translation is MKFRAQNQLGELYAALDSGTGREVQRMLHSLSPQSIAELLESSPPRIRQVLWKLIDREVEGEVLQELPDEIQSQILATMDTEEMVAVMEGLDADDVADILQQLPERVMAEVLSAMSESDRQRVEGVLAYDEETAGGLMDTDIVSVRPNLHLDVVLRYLRRHEQLPESTDNLFVVNRKDRFIGLLPLTKLLTTDPSVTVREIMITDVEPIPADMPDDEVAQLFAKYDWITAPVVDEEKRLLGRITIDDVVDVIREDADHSLMSLAGLDEEEDTFAPVKRTAPRRAVWLGINLLTALLASWVINLFQDTIDKVVALAVLMPIVASMGGVAGSQTLTVVIRGMALGQVGRSNLSWLLSRELGSGALNAILWSTVMGGVAALWFGDTRIALIIIAAMVINLITAAFAGAILPVALRAMRIDPALAGGVALTTVTDVVGFMSFLGLATWFFA
- the yjgA gene encoding ribosome biogenesis factor YjgA, which encodes MHNSDDFDEFEDDLPKSKTQLKEEMHQLQELGKQLTELNAAKLAEVPMDAGLTEAIETMHRIKSREARRRQLQYIGKLMRKADVEAIEAVLNKQKEHDHQHLRFDRMAEEWRERLLEQGKEAQSAFFDSFPGADHQQLRALIRESNKEIANKKPPTNQRKLFRYLRDFFMQEE
- a CDS encoding lipase family alpha/beta hydrolase, with the protein product MLQMRSALESAGFTAHCINLKANSGWHGMEHLALQLRDRVEEVTVARETCALVGFSMGGIVARYYLQRLGGAERVHKFIALSSPHFGSFWAHFLPYKGGRQLRIGSEFLSSLNRDTSVLESAAPVSIWTPYDATILPQSSSRLPLGKTYQIPVSLHRWVPQNRAVIEIVVAELAEVLKDDP
- a CDS encoding efflux RND transporter permease subunit, with the protein product MLLGLKTWYEKLVLGHPKMVLALVALLTLAAAAGLPRFKLDASADSLTLEADDSLDFFREVSERYNSGDFLVVTYRYKDGDLFSDDSLATLRRLQDELAMVDGVAGVQSILNVPLLYSPKLSISDVADGIRTLSSPGVDKDLARKEFLESPIYKELILSPDGETSAMMLNLELDKEGLDLVRERDALRRQRNEGELSEAESQRLEVVSEEYLQHRTAQEAAARERVQEVRAILSQYDDNAELFLGGLTMITSDMISFIESDLVVFGAGILAFIVITLLIIFRQPRWVLLPLITCVTTAVMMLGFLSWLDWRLTVISANFVALLLIITLAITIHLAVRYREYFSEYPEWDRFQLASATVAFMAKPCLYTGLTTMVAFISLVVSGIRPVIDFGWMMTIGVTMALVLSFLIIPASLMLLKKRDAGQGRDKSHAFTQVFSRFAENHKALVLGVAVLAAVISAVGISRLKVENRFIDYFDDSTEIHQGMLVIDQRLGGTINLDVVLSKPEQAEPAFEGEEDPFAADFGSDETGMDETDPFAAEDPFASDDPFASGGDSEAPDAYWFTVAGLNQIEQLHDFLDAQPEIGKVQSLATLYKVAQDLNGGGLNDFELAVARQSLPEEINQVLVNPYWSPGQQEARITMRVMETDPDLSRDELIQRIYAYAENEMGIAPDNIRQTGMLVLYNNMLQSLFKSQILTLGAVFAGILLMFLVLFRSLWLAVIALVPNMLAACVVLGGMGLANIPLDMMTITIAAITVGIGVDHAIHYLYRFREEFAKDGDYVATMHRSHATIGRAMFYTAITIIAGFSILALSKFVPSIYFGLLTALAMTAALLGSLTLLPLLLVLIKPLPKPAENVPPGKSIPAAEACTS
- a CDS encoding SelT/SelW/SelH family protein — translated: MQKIVTIHYCVQCNWMLRATWMAQELLYTFAEDLEQVALKPGSGGVFEIKVGDELIWERKRDGGFPGPKELKQKVRDVLFPERDLGHVDK
- a CDS encoding flavin prenyltransferase UbiX; the encoded protein is MTGASGAQYGLRLLQCLLAARVRVWLLLSDAARIVIDTETDVSLPEDESRTEAFLRELYGAEEGQLTLFGKRDWFSPVASGTGAANSLVVCPASGGTLSAVACGASNNLIERAADVALKERRQLILVPREAPYSEIHLENMLKLTRMGAVILPASPGFYQKPRTVEDLVDFVVARILSQLGIDQTLLPPWGEY